Proteins from one Nitrobacteraceae bacterium AZCC 2146 genomic window:
- a CDS encoding hypothetical protein (product_source=Hypo-rule applied; pfam=PF13773; superfamily=55347) — protein MSDGAQQLLHLVIGGELTDLKGNTFKDLDQVEIVGVYPNYATAFTAWKSKAQMTVDNAHMRYFIVHLHRLLDPGQDAKPTS, from the coding sequence ATGTCGGACGGCGCGCAACAGTTGCTTCATCTGGTTATCGGCGGCGAACTGACCGACCTGAAGGGCAACACCTTCAAGGATCTCGATCAGGTCGAGATCGTCGGAGTCTACCCGAACTACGCCACCGCGTTCACGGCCTGGAAGTCCAAGGCGCAGATGACGGTCGACAACGCCCATATGCGCTACTTCATCGTTCATCTCCACCGGTTGCTCGACCCAGGTCAAGACGCGAAACCCACCAGTTGA
- a CDS encoding PmbA protein (product_source=KO:K03592; cath_funfam=3.30.2290.10; cog=COG0312; ko=KO:K03592; pfam=PF01523,PF19289,PF19290; superfamily=111283): protein MISSPNTSSSPLKPASSDLLDQSALSTLAQRLVEAAKRAGADAADAVAVRGVSHGVEVRDGKVEASERSEGDDVGLRVFVGRRQAVISTNDVSGDNVAQLAERAVAMARVAPDDQYVGLADPALLARDFPNLDLLDPVTPSVNELERRAVEAEEAALAVKGVTKSGGASASTGIGGMVLVTSTGFHGSYLRSSQGISMTAIVGDGTNMERDYDYTSAPHASDLASPASVGKLAGERTVARANPRKVATCKVPVVFDPRVSNSLVGHLVGAVNGASIARKTSFLKGSLGEQLFNKNIRIIDDPLRVRGLRSQSFDAEGVAVKKTAIIDEGVLTTWLLDCATARELGMTTTGHAHRGVSSSPSPGAYNLHMEAGEPTPAELIADIKEGFYVTDLIGSGVNGVTGDYSRGAGGFWIENGEITYAVSEITIAGHLFEIFKSLQPANDLSFRYGVNAPTVRVEGLTIAGR, encoded by the coding sequence GTGATCTCTTCACCAAACACGTCGTCATCGCCGTTGAAACCCGCCAGTTCCGACCTGCTCGATCAGTCCGCGCTCTCCACGCTGGCGCAGCGTCTCGTCGAGGCTGCGAAGCGCGCCGGCGCCGATGCGGCCGACGCGGTCGCGGTGCGCGGCGTGTCGCACGGCGTCGAGGTGCGTGACGGCAAGGTCGAAGCGTCCGAGCGTTCCGAAGGCGACGACGTCGGCCTGCGGGTTTTCGTCGGCCGTCGCCAGGCGGTCATTTCGACCAATGATGTGTCAGGCGACAATGTCGCCCAGCTCGCCGAGCGCGCGGTGGCGATGGCCCGCGTCGCACCCGACGATCAATATGTCGGCCTCGCCGATCCCGCTTTGCTGGCGCGCGATTTTCCGAACCTCGATCTGCTCGATCCTGTCACGCCGTCGGTAAACGAACTCGAACGCCGCGCGGTGGAAGCGGAAGAGGCCGCGCTTGCGGTGAAGGGCGTCACCAAATCCGGCGGCGCCTCGGCCTCGACCGGGATCGGCGGCATGGTACTGGTGACCTCGACCGGCTTCCACGGCTCCTACCTGCGCTCGAGCCAGGGCATCTCGATGACGGCGATCGTCGGCGACGGCACCAATATGGAGCGCGACTACGACTACACCTCGGCGCCGCATGCATCCGACCTCGCATCCCCTGCCAGTGTCGGCAAGCTCGCCGGCGAGCGCACGGTGGCGCGCGCCAATCCGCGCAAGGTCGCGACCTGCAAGGTGCCGGTGGTATTCGATCCTCGCGTCTCGAATTCGCTGGTCGGCCACCTCGTCGGCGCCGTCAATGGCGCCTCGATCGCCCGCAAGACCAGCTTTCTCAAGGGCAGCCTCGGCGAGCAGTTGTTCAACAAGAATATCCGCATCATCGACGATCCCCTGCGGGTGCGCGGGTTGCGCTCGCAATCCTTCGATGCCGAAGGCGTCGCAGTGAAGAAGACTGCCATCATCGACGAAGGCGTGCTGACCACCTGGTTGCTGGATTGCGCCACCGCGCGCGAGCTGGGCATGACCACCACCGGCCACGCCCATCGCGGCGTGTCGTCGTCGCCGTCGCCCGGCGCCTATAATCTGCATATGGAGGCGGGCGAGCCGACGCCGGCCGAACTGATCGCCGACATCAAGGAAGGTTTTTATGTCACCGACCTGATCGGCTCCGGCGTCAACGGCGTCACCGGCGACTACAGCCGTGGCGCCGGCGGGTTCTGGATCGAGAACGGCGAGATCACCTATGCGGTGAGCGAGATCACCATCGCCGGGCATCTGTTCGAGATTTTCAAGTCGCTGCAGCCTGCCAACGATCTCAGCTTCCGCTATGGCGTCAATGCGCCGACCGTCCGCGTCGAGGGGCTGACGATTGCCGGACGCTGA
- a CDS encoding carbonic anhydrase (product_source=KO:K01673; cath_funfam=3.40.1050.10; cleavage_site_network=SignalP-noTM; cog=COG0288; ko=KO:K01673; pfam=PF00484; smart=SM00947; superfamily=53056; tigrfam=TIGR01409; transmembrane_helix_parts=Inside_1_20,TMhelix_21_43,Outside_44_252) codes for MCIECANREANQPLNRFHRRSFLKASAAMTAMAFAGLGALSGIAHADALTKAQRDKLSPDDILALMKKGNKRFYNGKREDTNFLAQQRATAKGQYPAAILLTCIDSRASAETILDLRIGDIFNARVAGNVENPDILGSMEFACKLTGAKVVLVMGHTSCGAIKGAIDNAELGNLTGLLTKIKPAVAATTYSGERTSKNYTFVDAVARKNVEMTMADIRKDSPVLAQMESNGAIKIAGAMYDLETGVVDFFTG; via the coding sequence ATGTGTATCGAATGTGCGAACCGTGAAGCGAACCAGCCCCTCAATCGTTTCCATCGTCGGAGTTTCCTAAAAGCGTCCGCGGCCATGACTGCAATGGCGTTCGCAGGTCTCGGGGCTCTCAGCGGCATTGCCCATGCTGACGCACTGACCAAGGCGCAGCGTGACAAGTTGAGTCCGGACGATATTTTAGCGCTCATGAAAAAAGGGAATAAGCGCTTTTACAACGGCAAGCGCGAAGATACCAATTTCCTGGCGCAGCAACGCGCAACCGCCAAAGGACAATATCCGGCCGCGATACTGCTTACGTGTATTGACTCACGGGCTTCGGCTGAGACGATCTTAGACCTCCGCATTGGCGACATCTTCAACGCTCGCGTAGCAGGCAACGTCGAAAATCCCGACATCCTTGGAAGTATGGAATTCGCCTGCAAACTGACAGGGGCTAAAGTCGTTCTGGTCATGGGACATACGTCGTGCGGCGCGATTAAGGGCGCAATTGACAATGCCGAACTCGGCAATCTCACGGGTTTGTTGACGAAAATTAAACCCGCAGTAGCAGCGACAACATACAGCGGTGAAAGGACGTCGAAGAATTACACATTTGTGGATGCCGTCGCCCGGAAGAATGTAGAAATGACGATGGCCGACATTCGCAAGGACAGTCCTGTGCTGGCCCAAATGGAATCGAATGGCGCTATCAAAATCGCCGGTGCGATGTACGATCTGGAGACAGGTGTAGTAGATTTCTTCACTGGATAA
- a CDS encoding myo-inositol-1(or 4)-monophosphatase (product_source=KO:K01092; cath_funfam=3.30.540.10,3.40.190.80; cog=COG0483; ko=KO:K01092; pfam=PF00459; superfamily=56655), whose amino-acid sequence MPDADASIKSLARADHLADDAALLAQTVRDAGALGLAMFRTELRMWTKGASSPVSEADIAVNDLIQTRLQALRPDYGWLSEESADDESRLGKRLTWIIDPIDGTRGYLAGREDWCVSVALVDEARPLLAAVFAPSTDEFFFAVRGQGTTCNGVPVHATAGTEMDFSRVAGPKPLVERLARPLQDITLYPRIGSLALRLCWVANGRLDAAFAGGQSRDWDLAAADLIVHEANGRMTALSGDAILYNRQEVTHGLLVAAGADRHACIVEQFRNRQV is encoded by the coding sequence TTGCCGGACGCTGACGCTTCAATCAAGAGTTTGGCGCGCGCCGATCATCTGGCTGATGACGCGGCGCTGCTGGCGCAGACGGTGCGCGACGCCGGCGCGCTCGGGCTCGCGATGTTCCGCACCGAGCTGCGGATGTGGACCAAAGGCGCGTCGTCGCCGGTGTCGGAAGCCGACATCGCCGTCAACGATCTGATCCAGACCCGGCTGCAGGCTTTGAGGCCGGATTACGGCTGGCTGTCGGAAGAGAGCGCCGATGACGAGTCGCGGCTTGGCAAACGCCTCACCTGGATCATCGATCCGATCGACGGTACCCGCGGCTATCTCGCCGGGCGCGAGGACTGGTGTGTCAGCGTGGCGCTGGTGGACGAGGCCAGGCCGCTGCTCGCCGCGGTATTCGCGCCGTCCACAGATGAATTTTTCTTTGCCGTGCGCGGCCAGGGCACCACCTGCAACGGCGTGCCGGTCCACGCCACCGCCGGCACCGAAATGGATTTTTCCCGCGTCGCCGGCCCGAAGCCGCTGGTGGAGCGTCTCGCCCGGCCATTGCAGGACATCACGCTCTATCCGCGAATCGGCTCGCTGGCGCTGCGGCTGTGCTGGGTGGCGAACGGCAGGCTCGATGCCGCCTTTGCCGGCGGTCAGAGCCGCGACTGGGACCTTGCCGCGGCGGATTTGATCGTGCACGAAGCGAATGGTAGGATGACCGCGCTTTCCGGCGATGCGATCCTCTATAATCGCCAGGAAGTGACGCACGGGTTGCTGGTGGCAGCGGGGGCCGATCGTCATGCTTGCATCGTTGAGCAGTTTCGGAACAGGCAGGTCTGA
- a CDS encoding hypothetical protein (product_source=Hypo-rule applied; cath_funfam=2.40.30.10; pfam=PF19596), which yields MSRDVPILRGLQASDALKAKEFQRYRKVSSIMSAKLPSSMRADQIRLTSLFKLVPIRLWQGPPIDREHNSGGEIKILRHQTATGGSISAGSSSALRLDPHSLPVRFDAHDQRADGSVRHIELHRERVVLHRAVSGMRMAINVRVSDFLGVALRGLDDGKMLVLAHRDPSLSIPLLVSSDREEIDMAWQMWSEIFALPQLPEEKTREPAPRRRRHNAIRERRPKFLVRRQFGDLLNAAGVYQGEREIIARD from the coding sequence GTGTCCAGAGATGTGCCTATTTTACGCGGACTTCAAGCATCCGATGCGCTGAAAGCCAAAGAATTTCAGCGATATCGCAAGGTCTCGTCAATCATGTCCGCCAAGCTTCCGTCAAGCATGCGGGCGGATCAGATTCGATTAACCAGCCTTTTTAAGCTCGTTCCGATCCGGCTCTGGCAAGGTCCCCCCATCGACCGGGAACATAATTCCGGCGGGGAGATAAAAATCTTGAGGCATCAAACAGCAACAGGCGGGAGCATTTCCGCAGGGTCGAGCAGCGCATTGCGGCTCGACCCCCACTCGCTACCGGTCCGCTTCGATGCGCACGATCAACGTGCGGATGGCAGCGTCCGGCATATCGAACTGCATCGCGAACGCGTCGTCCTGCACCGTGCCGTCAGCGGCATGCGGATGGCGATCAACGTCCGCGTCAGCGACTTTCTCGGCGTCGCCTTGCGCGGCCTCGACGACGGCAAAATGCTGGTGCTCGCGCATCGCGATCCCTCACTGTCGATTCCGTTGCTGGTCAGTTCGGACCGCGAAGAGATCGACATGGCGTGGCAGATGTGGAGCGAGATTTTTGCACTCCCGCAATTGCCGGAAGAGAAAACCCGCGAGCCGGCCCCGCGCCGCCGCCGCCACAATGCGATCCGCGAGCGTCGCCCGAAATTTCTGGTGCGACGCCAGTTCGGCGACCTGCTCAACGCCGCCGGCGTGTATCAGGGCGAGCGCGAGATCATCGCAAGAGACTAG